A DNA window from Schistocerca americana isolate TAMUIC-IGC-003095 chromosome 4, iqSchAmer2.1, whole genome shotgun sequence contains the following coding sequences:
- the LOC124613399 gene encoding uncharacterized protein LOC124613399, with translation MDIERLINSVRERSVLWEQKNKYYHNRDFVRQAWNEIAEDCGTDSEVLKNKWKHLRDTFRSELRKPRAERSGDEGGMPHFQSNWPWYELMTFLTDIMTPRKTKTNVHHSKRTASQHDDVPFSPALTEKQSVSPDETNQARSSRPSVSSEGSVSMRPPSPTLHTNQNKRSKKSTKSELLNIEKQKLKLIEQQMSKSETQDDSYHFVVSLLPAMRKLSPAAQLRARIKIQQVLLEELEQSTTSTAHSLMSPYAPENPVEIVIAGNHF, from the exons ATGGACATCGAAAGACTAATTAACAGTGTGCGTGAACGCTCCGTGTTGTGggagcagaaaaataaatattaccacaatagggattttgttcgtcaagcatggaatgaaatagctgaagattgtggaacagaca gcgaggtactgaagaataaatggaagCACCTACGTGACACTTTCCGCTCTGAACTCAGAAAACCTCGTGCTGAACGTTCAGGAGACGAAGGTGGCATGCCGCATTTCCAATCCAATTGGCCATGGTACGAGCTAATGACCTTCCTGACTGACATAATGACGCCACGGAAGACCAAGActaatgttcatcacagtaaaagaacagcatcgcaacacgacgacgtaccattttcACCAGCTCTTACAGAGAAACAGAGTGTTTCACCTGATGAAACCAATCAAGCCAGGTCTTCAAGACCGTCTGTAAGTTCAGAGGGTAGCGTTTCGATGCGtcctccctcacccaccctacacacaaaccaaaacaagagatccaagaaatcgacaaaatctgagttgctaaatatagagaagcaaaagttgaagctaattgagcaacaaatgtcgaaatcagaaacgcaagatgacagctatcattttgtagtgagtttgctgccagcaatgcgaaaactatcaccagcagctcagttgagagccaggataaaaattcagcaggttcttttggaagaattggaacaatcaaccacttccactgcacattcgttgatgtcaccctatgcacctgaaaatccagttgaaatcgtaattgctggaaatcatttctga